The Helicobacter mustelae genome has a segment encoding these proteins:
- the glmS gene encoding glutamine--fructose-6-phosphate transaminase (isomerizing), with amino-acid sequence MCGIVGYIGKNEIKEILIHGLKELEYRGYDSAGIAVLDNQKELHTFKAVGKIQNLENKVKDFHTQGFGIGIGHTRWATHGKPTEANAHPHIAAFSNVVHNGIIENYADLKKMLEQKGCRFISQTDTEVIVHLFEENLKIHSEPMDAFAATIQACRGAYAILLITKAAPSKIFYAKHSSPLIIGRGEHGIYFSSSDSPLVGLATEVVYLEDGAIGVMQEGAFDSLSPIQPLNINKNLAQKDGFRYFMEKEIYEQHNILLETIMGRTSTEEIHLEGLDPLLLSSLKSIHICACGTSYHSAMVGKYLIERLAQIRVNVAIASEFRYANPVMEKEELFISISQSGETADTLEALKLAKKSGLKTLAICNVDNSSIVRESESSILTRAGIEKGVASTKAFASQVLVLWLFGVFLAQERKKLDKAQIKEQITRMFDSIKATQVDPDLHERIKRLSKRYLHGHGFFFIGRDVFYPLALEGALKLKEISYLHAEGYPGGEMKHGPIALADSNLFTIALMPEHLLYEKIKSNVEELSARDTTICSISSQVCSVADDRIVIPQAKSYMEEFFSMTVVLQILALEIAIKLGNDVDMPRNLAKSVTVE; translated from the coding sequence ATGTGTGGCATCGTAGGCTACATTGGAAAAAATGAAATCAAAGAAATCCTAATTCATGGATTGAAAGAATTGGAATACAGGGGCTATGATAGTGCCGGCATTGCTGTATTGGACAATCAAAAAGAACTCCACACCTTCAAGGCAGTGGGAAAAATCCAAAATCTTGAAAATAAAGTAAAGGATTTTCACACCCAAGGATTTGGCATTGGCATCGGGCATACCAGATGGGCCACACATGGCAAGCCAACAGAAGCCAATGCACATCCTCATATCGCAGCATTTAGCAATGTCGTCCATAATGGGATTATTGAAAATTATGCGGATCTCAAAAAGATGCTAGAGCAAAAAGGATGTCGCTTCATCAGCCAGACAGACACAGAAGTCATTGTGCATCTCTTTGAAGAAAATCTCAAAATCCACTCCGAACCAATGGATGCATTTGCTGCGACCATACAAGCTTGCAGGGGGGCCTATGCGATTTTGCTAATCACAAAGGCAGCTCCTAGTAAAATCTTTTATGCCAAACATAGCTCTCCCCTCATCATTGGTAGGGGCGAGCATGGGATCTATTTTTCTAGCTCAGACTCCCCGCTAGTAGGGCTTGCCACAGAGGTGGTGTATCTAGAAGATGGCGCAATTGGCGTGATGCAAGAGGGTGCATTTGACTCCCTCTCTCCCATCCAACCCCTCAATATCAACAAAAACCTCGCCCAAAAAGATGGCTTTCGGTATTTCATGGAAAAAGAAATTTATGAACAGCACAATATTTTGCTAGAGACAATCATGGGCAGGACTTCTACAGAAGAAATCCATTTAGAAGGATTAGACCCCCTGCTCCTCTCTTCTCTCAAAAGCATTCATATTTGTGCCTGTGGGACAAGCTACCACTCTGCAATGGTGGGAAAATATCTCATCGAAAGACTTGCTCAAATTCGCGTGAATGTCGCAATTGCAAGTGAGTTTCGCTATGCAAATCCCGTAATGGAAAAAGAAGAGCTTTTCATCAGCATTTCTCAAAGTGGGGAAACTGCTGATACGCTAGAAGCCCTCAAGCTTGCAAAAAAATCTGGATTGAAAACTTTGGCAATCTGCAATGTGGATAATAGCTCCATTGTGCGAGAGAGTGAATCTAGCATCCTAACACGCGCAGGCATAGAAAAAGGCGTAGCAAGCACAAAGGCCTTTGCCTCACAGGTGTTGGTTTTGTGGCTATTTGGTGTATTCCTAGCACAGGAAAGAAAAAAGCTTGATAAAGCACAAATAAAAGAGCAAATTACAAGAATGTTTGATTCCATCAAAGCCACGCAAGTAGACCCTGATCTTCATGAACGCATCAAACGACTCTCCAAGCGTTATTTGCATGGGCATGGATTTTTTTTCATCGGGAGGGATGTGTTTTATCCCCTTGCACTAGAGGGTGCGCTCAAGCTCAAAGAAATTAGCTATTTGCACGCAGAGGGCTATCCAGGTGGTGAGATGAAGCATGGCCCCATTGCCCTAGCAGATTCCAATCTTTTCACCATCGCGCTTATGCCAGAGCATCTGCTCTATGAAAAAATCAAAAGCAATGTAGAGGAATTAAGCGCAAGGGATACAACCATCTGCTCCATTAGTTCACAAGTTTGCAGCGTCGCGGATGATAGGATTGTCATACCGCAGGCAAAAAGCTACATGGAGGAATTTTTCTCCATGACAGTGGTGTTGCAGATTTTAGCCCTTGAAATCGCCATAAAGCTAGGCAATGATGTAGATATGCCCAGAAATCTAGCAAAAAGCGTTACCGTAGAATAG
- the mqnF gene encoding aminofutalosine deaminase family hydrolase codes for MQVIGASKIFLCDEKFHILENGGIAFEKGKIKDLGDYQKLCMQYGGGEFFENSVLLPTFTNPHIHFEFSANHANFLYGSFDKWLDSVMQKREDVLNDNTKAIKEAIGQQLDSGVGSVGAISSYGDDMEILASCPLKVVFFHEALGSNAAALDFLHQNFLQRLEHSKALQSESFFPGIALHSPYSVHFVFAKKLLELARKENYPTSVHFLESSIEREWLEHSSGWFLEFFKKTLQVKNPRSLYEIEEFIELFLGLDTLFVHCLHATESEISKLTQTGYIITCPRSNRLLNNKLFPLQQAPIHKILFATDGKSSNNNLNFLEELRTALFAYANEDLENLAKNLLLSATRYGAESLRLNSGSLCKGLDADFSIFEIEQITQSKQAPLQFLLQAQKAKALFINGKKILG; via the coding sequence ATGCAAGTAATTGGCGCAAGCAAGATATTTCTCTGCGATGAAAAATTTCACATACTAGAAAATGGCGGCATAGCCTTTGAAAAGGGAAAAATAAAAGATCTAGGGGATTATCAAAAACTCTGCATGCAATATGGAGGAGGGGAGTTTTTTGAAAACAGTGTGCTTTTGCCTACATTTACCAACCCTCACATTCATTTTGAATTTAGCGCAAACCATGCAAATTTCTTGTATGGGAGTTTTGACAAATGGCTAGATAGCGTGATGCAAAAGCGCGAAGATGTACTAAACGATAATACAAAGGCCATCAAAGAGGCCATAGGGCAGCAGCTAGATTCTGGCGTGGGAAGTGTGGGGGCGATCAGCAGCTATGGCGATGATATGGAAATCCTTGCTAGCTGCCCGCTGAAAGTAGTGTTTTTCCATGAGGCACTAGGCAGCAATGCAGCAGCACTGGATTTCTTGCATCAAAACTTCTTGCAACGCCTAGAGCATTCCAAAGCCTTGCAAAGTGAGAGCTTCTTCCCAGGCATTGCGCTGCACTCGCCTTATTCTGTGCATTTTGTTTTTGCAAAAAAGCTTTTGGAACTAGCGCGAAAGGAAAACTACCCCACCTCGGTGCATTTCTTGGAATCCTCCATAGAGAGGGAATGGCTGGAGCATAGCAGTGGCTGGTTTTTGGAATTTTTCAAAAAAACCCTGCAAGTAAAAAACCCTCGCTCCCTCTATGAGATAGAGGAATTCATTGAGCTTTTTTTGGGACTGGATACATTATTTGTGCACTGTCTTCATGCTACAGAATCAGAAATTTCAAAACTCACACAAACAGGATATATTATCACCTGCCCTCGCTCCAATCGCTTGCTAAACAACAAACTCTTCCCTCTGCAACAAGCTCCCATTCACAAAATCCTATTTGCCACGGATGGAAAAAGCTCCAACAATAATCTCAACTTTTTAGAAGAGCTGCGCACTGCACTATTTGCTTATGCAAATGAGGATTTAGAAAATCTAGCCAAAAATCTCTTGCTCTCTGCAACGCGCTATGGTGCAGAGAGCCTGCGCCTAAATAGCGGCAGTTTATGCAAGGGCTTGGATGCAGATTTTAGCATCTTTGAGATTGAGCAAATTACGCAATCCAAGCAAGCCCCTTTGCAATTTCTCCTGCAAGCACAAAAAGCCAAAGCCCTTTTTATCAATGGCAAAAAAATCCTAGGCTAG